A single window of Candidatus Methanomethylicota archaeon DNA harbors:
- a CDS encoding ABC transporter permease, whose product MKLIAIVLKELRQFRRDSRSLVMIAMIPLIVMLLFGIGYGGRESGRIGIGIVNLDGKSISWIFIDSITRVQGFEIKAYGSSIEEGRRMVEEGKVYAVIVIPSGFTESIIKGNSTQVLIIVDESITTIASTIRSSMFAVTYKFQEEISRSNGGRFIELIYNSVYGPKITNLEAFTPLVIGIVLQLVPTTLISIAICKEKERGTFEQLIMSPVSKFDIIFGKLMAFFIATLIDMFATLGIAVLLFNVNIKGSIIDAIILSTIFLLGSLGLGMLISVLSRNQLQANQASIFIFIPALLFSGALIPIDILSPSARIIANFTPMYYFVSAFRDIMLKGINLFKVLNQLLALIVYAITMLLIALIVLRLRVD is encoded by the coding sequence TTGAAGTTAATTGCCATAGTTTTAAAAGAATTAAGACAATTTAGAAGAGATTCAAGATCATTAGTAATGATAGCAATGATTCCATTAATAGTAATGTTATTATTTGGAATTGGATATGGAGGTAGAGAAAGTGGAAGAATTGGAATTGGTATTGTAAATTTAGATGGAAAATCAATTAGTTGGATATTTATAGATTCAATAACAAGAGTACAAGGCTTTGAAATAAAAGCTTATGGAAGTAGTATTGAAGAAGGAAGGAGAATGGTAGAAGAAGGAAAAGTTTATGCAGTTATTGTAATACCTTCAGGATTTACTGAAAGTATAATAAAAGGTAATTCAACACAAGTACTCATAATAGTTGATGAAAGTATAACAACTATTGCAAGTACTATTAGAAGTTCAATGTTTGCAGTTACATATAAATTTCAAGAAGAAATTTCTAGAAGTAATGGAGGAAGATTTATTGAATTAATTTATAATTCAGTATATGGACCAAAAATTACTAATTTAGAAGCATTTACACCTCTTGTAATTGGTATTGTACTTCAATTAGTACCTACAACTTTAATATCAATTGCTATATGTAAAGAAAAAGAAAGAGGGACTTTTGAACAACTCATAATGTCTCCAGTAAGTAAATTTGACATTATATTTGGAAAACTTATGGCATTTTTCATAGCCACATTAATAGATATGTTTGCAACTTTAGGAATTGCAGTATTATTATTTAATGTTAATATAAAAGGTAGTATTATAGATGCTATAATATTATCTACAATTTTTCTTTTAGGATCATTAGGATTAGGAATGTTAATATCAGTACTATCTAGAAATCAACTTCAAGCAAATCAAGCATCTATTTTCATATTCATACCAGCATTATTATTTAGTGGTGCACTTATTCCAATAGATATACTATCACCTTCAGCTAGAATAATAGCAAATTTTACACCCATGTATTATTTCGTATCTGCATTTAGAGATATTATGTTAAAAGGCATTAATCTTTTTAAAGTTTTAAATCAATTATTGGCTTTAATAGTATATGCAATTACAATGCTTTTAATTGCATTAATAGTATTAAGATTAAGAGTGGATTAA
- a CDS encoding ABC transporter ATP-binding protein, whose protein sequence is MEFAIEIDGLTKKFGNFKAVDNLSLKVKIGEIFGLLGPNGAGKTTTIRMLCGLMRPSEGSIRIYEYKMPEERNQAIKIIGYMAQRFSLYEDLTIMENLEFFGNLYGINGVNLKNRIIELLEFLELKEFKDRLAGKLSGGMKQRLALAVALLHRPKLLILDEPTAGVDPPIRRAFWEYLRSLNKEGVTILITTHYMDEAENCDRIALMNRGKLIAIGSPRELKKMAFGGDLVEIKIQGKLNKLEEIKILEEKNYGEFSSLKILLKDASSELPKLLKLFDEKSVKVISAEPINVTLEEVFIKMVMEN, encoded by the coding sequence ATGGAATTTGCTATTGAAATTGATGGATTAACTAAAAAATTTGGAAATTTTAAAGCAGTAGATAATCTAAGCCTTAAAGTTAAAATTGGAGAAATATTTGGTTTATTAGGTCCAAATGGAGCTGGAAAGACTACAACAATAAGAATGCTATGTGGATTGATGAGACCATCTGAAGGAAGTATAAGAATTTATGAATACAAAATGCCAGAGGAAAGAAATCAAGCTATAAAGATAATAGGTTATATGGCTCAAAGATTTAGCCTTTATGAAGATTTAACAATAATGGAAAATTTAGAATTTTTTGGAAATCTCTATGGAATTAATGGAGTGAATTTGAAAAATAGAATAATAGAACTTTTAGAATTTCTTGAATTAAAGGAGTTTAAAGATAGATTAGCAGGTAAATTAAGTGGTGGAATGAAACAAAGATTAGCTCTTGCAGTAGCATTACTTCATAGACCAAAATTATTAATTTTAGATGAACCTACAGCTGGTGTAGACCCTCCTATAAGAAGAGCTTTTTGGGAATATTTAAGAAGCTTAAATAAAGAAGGAGTTACAATTTTAATAACTACGCATTATATGGATGAAGCTGAGAATTGTGATAGAATTGCTTTAATGAATAGAGGTAAGTTAATTGCCATTGGAAGTCCAAGAGAGTTAAAAAAAATGGCATTTGGTGGAGATTTAGTAGAAATAAAAATTCAAGGAAAATTAAATAAATTAGAAGAAATAAAAATTTTAGAAGAAAAAAACTATGGTGAATTTTCTTCATTAAAAATATTACTTAAAGATGCTTCTTCAGAATTGCCAAAATTATTGAAATTATTTGATGAAAAAAGTGTAAAAGTAATTTCTGCAGAACCAATAAACGTAACTCTTGAAGAAGTTTTCATAAAAATGGTGATGGAGAATTGA